In the genome of Halorubrum sp. CBA1229, the window AGCGGAAGCAACGAAGCTCATCGCAAGCTTGGAAGCCAAAAACACCCGATAGACCAATGACGTATACCATCACCACAACGATCGATGCACAGTTCGACGATGTCGTAACCGCAGTCACGACCGCACTACAGGACGAAGGCTTCGGCATCCTCTGTGACATCGACGTCAAAACGACCCTGAAGGAAAAGCTCGATGTCGACGTAGACCAATACCGGATTCTCGGGGCGTGTAACCCTCCACTCGCCCACGAGGGGCTCGCCGAAGAGCCGGAATTGGGGGCCCTGCTCCCGTGTAACGTCATCGTCTACGAGACGGATGCCGGTGACGTCGTCGTGAGCGCCGTCGACCCCCAGCAACTGGTCGGCATCACGGAGAATCCAGACCTCGACGAGATCGCGGTCGACGTGCACGAACGATTCGAGCGCGTCATCGCAACGGTCTCAGACGAGTTGGGAACGGTGCCAGAGGAGGAGTGACGATGTCTTCGTCGAATCAACTCGACACCACGACTATCGTGCTCCTGATCCTCGGGGCGTTCATCGTCCTCCCGTTGCTCACCATGGGGATGGGGTTCGGAGGATGATGGGCTACGGAGGGATGATGGGCTACGGCGGGACCACCAGCGGGTGGTGGCCGTTCGTCGGGATGCTCGTCCCGCTCATCTTCCTCCTCATCCTCCTTGGCGGTGGCTACCTCGTCGTCCGACGTGCGAATGAAAGCCAGACGTCTCGAAACCCCGCGATGGAGGAACTCCGCACGGCGTACGCTCGCGGCGACCTCACCGACGAAGAGTTCGAATCCCGCCGCGAGAAACTCGAACGGTCGGAGTAAACTCAACGAGTACACACCCAGGTGCGTATATCCGGAGCCTGTGTATTCGATTTCGTTCGTCAAGCTATTCCCTATCACCACTGTGTGAGCAGGACTTCGAATCGAAGAAATGGGAGACTCTCAGCTTACGATTCTGAATAGTAATGTGGTTAAGTTACAATACCGTAGTATACAATGTGACCGAAGTAATCCTCTTCACCCAAGAGACGTGCGGGGCATGCACAACACAGCGGGAGAAAAACGACGGCCTCGAGGACAAGTATCCGGACGTGCAGTTCCGGGAGGTCGACATCCGGAAAGATCTGGAAACGGCCGAAGAATACGGCGTCCGAAAGACGCCGACGACACTCGTCTACGCGAACGGAGAGCAGACCGCCGAGTTCATCGGCATCGTCGACCGGAACGACCTCGAGTCAGCCATCGAGCGCGCGACCCAGCAACCGTCTGGACTCGTCCAGCGCCTCGTCGATGCCGTGCGAAAATAACGACCAGCAGACCGATTCAAACCACATGACGAACTATAACCGACGTCAGTTCCTGGGAGTACTCGGTGCCGGCGCAATCGCCGGTGTAGGGATCACTCAGCCAGCGAGCGCACAGGAGACGCCCGTCGTGAAGATGGGCAACAACTACTTCGACCCGATCGGACTCCACGTCGAACCCGGCACGACCGTTCGCTTCGAGCTAGCGGCCGGAGCCCACTCGGCGACCGCCTACGAGAATCGGATTCCATCCGACGCCAGCGCATTCAACAGTGGAACCATCTCGTCGGGATCCTTCGAGTACACGTTCGAAGAGCCAGGCACGTACGACTACTACTGCATCCCGCACAAGTCGGTCGGGATGGTCGGCCGCATCGTCGTCGGCAGCCCCGGCGGCCCGGCCGAGGAGAGCTCAATCCCCGACGGCGAGGTCCCCGATAGCGAGACGATCGTCCAGAACGGCGCCGTGGCCATCGGCTCGGACGTCGACGGAAGCGGGAGCACCGGTGGCGGCATGATGGGGCCCGGCGGAGGGGGCATGATGGGTGGCTCGAGAGGCGGGTGGGGCGGCGTCCCGTTCGTCGGCGGGGCACTCGGAATGCTCGGCTTAGCTGGCGGACTCCTCTATTGGGCACTAGGACGAGGTGACGCATCTCCCGAGAGCGATGATTCCGCGATGGAAACCCTCCAACGCCGTTACGCACGAGGCGAGATCGACGAAGAAGAGTTCCAGAAGCGTCGTGAGCGGTTGGAAGACAGGTGAAACGCCTCGTCGATGTTCGGTAAGTCAGCGAATCGCGTCGGGTGCCCTCGATCGATCCGTCCGGCCGCGGATACCACCTTCGTTCGAGCGCGTCGTCACGTCGTTCGAGTTCCGCGGTAGTACACCCACACGGCGAGGAGTCCGACGACGAGGAGATAGCCGGCCCCCCAGCCGAGCGACGCAGCCGTGTCCAAGTCCGTCGTGAGTCCGGTATCGACCATCACGCGGACGGGATGGTAGCCCGGGAAGAGTTTCATCCACCACTCGGGTTCAGACTGGACGAACAGCGGGTCCTGAAACAGTCCGATATCGATCATCGGGAGGATCAACATAATCCACAGGCCGGCCAGGCGGTTGAAGACGGCGCCGACGAGCATCCCAATAAGTCCGTAGGTAACTGAAAGGACGAGCATCGCGGCGACGAACCACCACAGCTGTTCGGGCTGGAAGTCGATGAGCATCACCCCGACGGAGACAGCGACCACGACAAGCGTGATGACTGCAAGGACGCCGAACCGTGCGGCGATGACCTGCCGTGCTCGGTAGCCGACGACAGCGAGGCGGCCGTCCGTGTCTCTCGCCTCGCGCATTAGGAATAGACCGGCCAACCCGACGATGAACGAACTCGTGATCGGTGTCATGATCACGCCGTGGACCTCGGGCATCCCCCGCATCACGGTCGTCGTCTCGCCGTCGACGAGCGTCCGGACCGGCATCTGGACGTCCTGGGTGACCGCGAAGGCGAGCGTGATGAACGACACTGGGAGGACGACCAGGAGCGCTACGAGGACGTAGTTGCGGGCGTGTTCCCGGAGCCCGATACCGAACGCCGTGGCCGTTCGGTTCACGCTGACCACCCCCCGGCCGTGCGCATCGTCGCACCGAATACGGCAGTCACGAGGACGAGCAACACGAGAAGGTACCCGCCGACGAAGACGAGGTCACCCGCAGCGAACGTACCGTCGAAGGCGGCCGACTGGAGGAGTTCCTTCGGATGATACAACGGGAAGTACCGGACGAAGTCGGGGACGTCCGCGGCGAGCGGGCTGTCGCCACTGAGGAACGCGTCCATCATCGCGAGGAAGACGACGACGAGCGACCCCTCGAACAGTCGCGGAAGCACTGCGCCGACGAGCGCACCGAGGAAAGCATAGACGACGCCCGCGAGCGCGAGGAACGCGAACACAAACAGGGGTGCTTCGACGTCGATCGTCAGCCAGAGGACGCCGAAGTTCACCCCCGCGACGACGATCGTGACACCCGCGAGAGTCGCCAGCCGCGTCGCGAGCAGCGTTCGTGGCGCGTACCCGGTCTGAACGAGCCGTCGGTCAGCCTCCCGGGCACTGATCATCTGGACCAGTCCCATCAGCCCGGCGATGATGGCGACGCCGAAGATCGCGCCGAGGAGGCGTCCCAGGTCGAGCGGAATCCCCTCGACGGTCGGCATTGACGGCAGTCCGGCCATCGCCTGGCCCC includes:
- a CDS encoding plastocyanin/azurin family copper-binding protein is translated as MTNYNRRQFLGVLGAGAIAGVGITQPASAQETPVVKMGNNYFDPIGLHVEPGTTVRFELAAGAHSATAYENRIPSDASAFNSGTISSGSFEYTFEEPGTYDYYCIPHKSVGMVGRIVVGSPGGPAEESSIPDGEVPDSETIVQNGAVAIGSDVDGSGSTGGGMMGPGGGGMMGGSRGGWGGVPFVGGALGMLGLAGGLLYWALGRGDASPESDDSAMETLQRRYARGEIDEEEFQKRRERLEDR
- a CDS encoding ABC transporter permease — protein: MNRFVVGVRANLQTFVRTPLNVVLALVLPLVVIEGWGQAMAGLPSMPTVEGIPLDLGRLLGAIFGVAIIAGLMGLVQMISAREADRRLVQTGYAPRTLLATRLATLAGVTIVVAGVNFGVLWLTIDVEAPLFVFAFLALAGVVYAFLGALVGAVLPRLFEGSLVVVFLAMMDAFLSGDSPLAADVPDFVRYFPLYHPKELLQSAAFDGTFAAGDLVFVGGYLLVLLVLVTAVFGATMRTAGGWSA
- a CDS encoding thioredoxin family protein, whose amino-acid sequence is MTEVILFTQETCGACTTQREKNDGLEDKYPDVQFREVDIRKDLETAEEYGVRKTPTTLVYANGEQTAEFIGIVDRNDLESAIERATQQPSGLVQRLVDAVRK
- a CDS encoding ABC transporter permease; this encodes MNRTATAFGIGLREHARNYVLVALLVVLPVSFITLAFAVTQDVQMPVRTLVDGETTTVMRGMPEVHGVIMTPITSSFIVGLAGLFLMREARDTDGRLAVVGYRARQVIAARFGVLAVITLVVVAVSVGVMLIDFQPEQLWWFVAAMLVLSVTYGLIGMLVGAVFNRLAGLWIMLILPMIDIGLFQDPLFVQSEPEWWMKLFPGYHPVRVMVDTGLTTDLDTAASLGWGAGYLLVVGLLAVWVYYRGTRTT
- a CDS encoding DUF302 domain-containing protein; translated protein: MTYTITTTIDAQFDDVVTAVTTALQDEGFGILCDIDVKTTLKEKLDVDVDQYRILGACNPPLAHEGLAEEPELGALLPCNVIVYETDAGDVVVSAVDPQQLVGITENPDLDEIAVDVHERFERVIATVSDELGTVPEEE